tacgATCTTGTATCAAGATCTCTTTAATGTATCTTgccatatttttgttaaatatagattttaataataggttaacaattaattatgatgTTAGTGCTTATTTCCTAAATTGAAACCTcattttcaaatgtaattaatgtaaatagtaaatacgtaattttgtaaatataaagttcCAATGGTTTCAAGGATAAGTgtcaaaaagttataatttcaatttaggATTTAAAgatcaataaatgaaaattaaataattactaccTCTTAATATTATCGTAAAATTTCAGTACAATGTTGATTtcgaatttaataaactaatacaTATTGGGTTTGGTAGTGATTGTAcaatatgcaaaatattattattggaacAATAGACTGAATTTATGTAACTCTTAACTTATACTTGGTATGTGATAGCTTTGTTTGTCAcagatttataaaagtatgacAACGCTTTATGTTTGCCATGCGCATAGTGAATTACGTGCCAAATGTTACTTCTGTTCGAAAGAACCGactgattttaaatgtaaaaataaacgaaatcaaaataaatattattttttatttaaaatccttcatcaatgaatttttttttttaaactcgtCACTCGTTCATTCGCCACCCCAGTGTAGCGTCAATCTTTCtagatttcaaattatttgtcataatttttttttatttcgcaaATTTTCAATGAGACCTCGAAAATATAATTGGCCAAGTATATATACCATGTCATTAACACTATCATCAtctaacacattttttaaaataaaatttacaaacaacTTTATTGTTTACAGTAGTGAAgcaacattaaaacaaatgtaacaatttaattaatttatcttatctGGTTAGATTAGATGAAGCACAATAAAATTcgagtaaatttttattatatacgaaAACACCGGAAGGAAAACTTCATTTCCGCTAGCGATTAAAAGTAAGGTCAACAAAGAAAATAGGGCTATTTATGGTTCACTATGAAAGTATGAAGTGTTCCACCGACGCATAATTTTTTCTTGGTTCACATAGTACATTCTTTATCTATGGAGCCCTTGACGGTAATTATGAGGGCAACAAtgaacaaaatgtttaaattttacgaTAACAGTTCGAAGTTACTACAATTTTGACGTGGTAATATTACACAATGAATCAAATTTCTGCAGGAttgctagtttaaaatatactagctgtgacccgcggttgaaaccgcgtaagtccgtatcccgtaggaatatcggtataaaaagtgcctttgtgttatttcagttgtccagctatctacgaagcaaatttcattgcaaatttcaattttttttagtttttgcgtgaaagagtaacagacgcacacatatgcatccatcctcacaaactttcgcatttatagtatcattattcaccaatagatgtaaggaaaaaaaaacacgaataaaacacgaatatgacattttctaaaaaaggtttctagctagatcgatttatcgcccccgaaaccacctatatactaaatttcatgaaaatcgttagagccgattccgagattccaattatatatatatatatatatatatatatatatatatatatatatatatatatatatatatatatatatatatatatatatatatacaagaattgctcgtttaaaggtataagataggTAATGTGAAAACCTTTCTTCAAGATGGCTGCCGCAGGACAAGGGTGACAACCCGACAAATTTCGAGTTCAGTTTCTAACAACCTTATCCActtataaaaactacaaaattgCGTGTTCCAATTCCgagaaacacaaaaaaaaaactgtatactATTTCAAAGGACTAACGCCCGAAACAACTCCGATTATATGTAACAACTATTAGTCGTTGGGTCTTACTTaagtattattgttaattgctTTTCCCCtattaatgaaacattttctaCTTTCCATACTGATAAttagctttttaaaaatttcactgTAAGTGTACTGATTCAAATATCTTACCATAATTCGtacttatattgaattttaggCTCGTGATGTGTAGTGGTCCTAAATGaatgtactaaaataataaaataaattgtccaTGCATAATGTAGTTTTATAAACGTGTGTCTGaggaataacaaaaataccaCATCAAATATCTAACTTTAGCTTATCAAAGAGTAGAACTTATTGAAGGCTCATTAGTTTTTCTAAAAGtatctaaaaaaaagtaaCGAATTATTACCCTTTCTGTCAACACTTATGTTGTAAcagagttttataaaaacccTCACTCACTAAATCAATTCGAATTGTTTGCAATATATTATTGCGTGCGTTTCACAGAGGATGCAATTTTATGTGATGGAAGTTAAGGGGAGATTGTTAGAAGCTTAAATTCAAGtttgtataaatgtttacGTGAATTTCAAAAACCACATATACAGTCTTATGTAAAGGtgatatagattttttttttataaaatgtaccaCTTAAACAATGTATCTTATGTTGGGATAGTGTTAGAGAACGCTGTGCGCTTGTAATAAGGAATAtagattacttttaattatgaaaatatcgtaacctattaattattaacaaccCTACACCTAACAACAATTCTATAATTGAAAACCCTAACCCTAATAAGGTTAAGGTGACAAAAATACTCtctttaagataaataaatagttattttaatgcttATCCTTAGTAGTACATATAAGTACTATTAATGTAGACTGATCACTGATGTACTTGTTGATGTTTCAGTAAACTGACATGTTTTCTGCtcaatttaaactattttgatGAACCTACCTGAAGCGTCCTTACACATTGCTCACAGTAAGGACACTTTGTGTACCCTTCTAGGTAAATTGATCTAGTACCATTCAATGTCagtgataaatttattgaaatcagTCAGTTTAAAAAAGATCTTCGAACTAGACAAACCTATAAATAGTACAAAAGACGTCTAGTTTTTCCTAGgcgattaaattaataacgacTTTGACCTAATACATTTCTATCaacgttttaatttcaatatttataaagtttaattagtCGCGTAAAATGCttctctatttttatatactattagCGTTTTCTGTCATATTTTCctgtaagtataatttattaaggatTCTGTCATCAATAAGATTAATGAAGTGTTGTTTCTTCGTGTGTTGTGTATCGTACTAAAGTAACGTTCAGTAAGTTCTTAAATAAGtcctataaatattagttcATTTGTCCTGTAATATCCGTACATTACTTTTTGTATTGAAGCAGTAGAGcacttatttcaattttatcagTCAAATTTGGTAAAACTAAGAAAAGCCGCTACTTGGAAATTCGTTCccgactttaaattaatgtcgCAATCTTGTTGGAATGAAAAGAATACAAATCGATTACATACAGTATATAGggtatattaattgtatacaatcatgtaaaattaatacataataacactaccatgttatttatataagttcaTATCTAACTTTACCCTCAATTGCTTAGTAAGCAGTTTCACTAAGACCCTAACTGTTGACCCCTTTGGTATTGGTATTCTCGGATACCTTGGTATTTCATAAGCATCTGTAACAAAAACACGCAGTGTTTGCCTTGATTTATACTTTCTCCTTAGTATTATTTGAACAGTGTTGTCgactataaatttaatcttaaatttctatattttagcACATGGTTTTTTTCTGTTGTAGCAATTgcgtttatttaacaaattgttttagGTCACAGTCTTAATATATTTGGACCAAATTGTATATCGCCTTCATTAATCTGCCCAAacgaaaatattactttttggTTGTACACTAGGTAAGTTAAAATgatgtattatttcattttcatcaatttttatttgtatacacgAGCTAAACAGGGCAAGGGTTAAAGCCCCCCATGAAGAATACATACAGCCAGATGGCCGGAGCGGCCATCTGGCTGTAGAGTTAGTTAGTTATCATCGAACCTTCGAATCTCGAATATTTCGGTTTTCTTCACCAATTGGTGCAGTAGTGATATAAACCAAAATACCCATAGTATTACACTCGTCTAGATTCGAAACtttgacttttttatttacgtcAGAGTttttcaccactgagccaccactgctatctTCTCCTCCTacttaaaaatagttaaaaacaaaaaagccaAACATAActgtacaaacataaaatgacaaaaaatactGATAGGAAAAAGAAACACACACGGCctgtttatcatattagtaaacaaggaaataaacaaaattgtagaTCCCTCAATAAAGGATTCACTGTTTGCACAAAACACAACatgttaatatcaaatatttatagggCATTTGTACCATTGTTGAGCCATAAACTTAGcctgaataaaacaataaaaatgccaAATCAAAGTCATGGTGTATTCAGAATAACATGCTTCTTTATAGGCAAAATGCACATGCTCCTGTAGAAATTAAAGCCAAAGACCCGATTGACTCAGCGCCATGGGTGAAGGGGGCTCCTATCAAAATTTTGATCCATGGTTATACGGGACACAAAGATTACGCACCGAACACTGAAATAAGACCAGGTAACCTTGTCCGTAACCTcctttaatttgtatataaacaagATAATGGAGTCATAAACTACATTGaataatatcaacaaaaatGCGAAgaattagatttattatacacaaattGTTTTTGGGTACTGAAAATACGTCATcgtgttttgttatttacctTTACTTTTCATAATATGTTGCTTTAAAGAACTGGAATTTTTGCAGCATATTTAGATTGCTGTGACTACAACATAATTTCAGTGGATTATAACAAGATAGCTCTGGAGCCATGCTATTTGCATGCTGCTGCAAACACTGAGCTGGTCGGAATGTGCACTGCTCAACTCATTGATGACCTGGTGAATCAAGGTTTCCCTCTAGAGGACTTCCACGTAGTGGGTTTTAGTCTCGGAGCACAAACTGCAggttttattgcaaaatatttgaagTCTGGGCTATTGGAGCGGATTACTGGTCAGTTTTACTTTTGAGGACTGTGAATCAGTACCTAATCTATTTGAATGTAAACtattaatatctttaaaacacATGCTGTTAACTAACTGGATTGAATAGGCCCATTAAAAAGACAAACCGTAAATTCAACATATATAGCCACAatcttgtttctttttttatttatttaacaagaattttcaaactaattcctttcctttatttgttgtgaaatttgtaatttgtaagtttaaaaaagtatatggTAATCATTCTTTTTAGCTCTCGATCCAGCTCTTCCTTTGTTTGTAACCACGGATCCTGCCAAAAAAGTAGATTCTAGTGATGCTAAGTTTGTAGATATCTTACACACTAATTCTTTGGAGAGAGGCAAATTTGAAACTAGCGGCCATGTTGACTTTTTCGCAAACGGTGGACTATGGCAACCTGGTTGTACggcaaatgaaaattatagtaAGTTCACAAAATACtcttgaaataaacaaatttattattcaatttatgtgcaacaaaaattaaaattgtaaaatcaaGGTACGAAATTGCGTTTACGCCTAAAAACTTAAATAGCAATTGGTATTGCTCACAAGTTGCTAAggtgatttattttacaagtcATATAAATCTTGactttagtttaataataatagattcaTGCAATACTGAATACTGACTACAGTGTGGGAATATCATTATTACGCATGACTCGGCGAAAAAAACGATCCAcagatttcaatttatcaaagTTATAACATTGGAGATCtccaaaattaaacaatggCTAATTTACATGTCATTAAGATGTTAGTCATCAATTCCGTTCTAAAACTCCAAAATAATATGTCCACCTTAATATGTTCGCAGCGAAATCTGGCTGCTATCATGCGAGAGCGCCGCAGTACTATGCAGAATCAATATCATCCGATGTAGGTTTTTATGCAACCAAATGTTCATCGTGGTTATATCACATGATAGGATGGTGCAAGTTAACAAGCTCCGGGGAGGACGTGCTTTTTGGAGAGCATGTCTCGAGAAAgtgagttttattaatattgaaattaaatattttaataagctaCCGCATTTACGTTTTTCAAAGAAGAgagatacataaaatatagtctaggACGTGTAGCACAACATATGTATTGGTTATAAGTCGATGGtaaagctttatattataataaaagatattgaATTTGCTTATCAAAGATATTCAATATCTTTGGTAATTACTTTCTCAACTCTTTATCGGCATAAATACTAGACTTGGAATGCATTTTTGAAAAGTTTAGTCATAAGTCTTTAgtgaagaatttttttatttaaacaatttttgagCAAAGGAAAAATAACACATTCCATTACATTGTCCTTATATTACCACCTCATGCAATCAGAATGCAGATATTACTAATTGTCATCGTGCCTTCGCTTAAGTACAAGTGCCGAAGTGTGACTAACTTTCACTTTCTTGCCTACCCTTTCAATTCATATGTTTCCTTATTATCAAATAGCGACAACTTGGAGCAAAGCGAAAAAAACATCAAGATAATTCAGCGTAATACAATGgtagaaaatatttctgtTCTAACATTGACAGTTATTATGTACGTACCATGTTCATGTTATGAACTATCATTTGGATGAAAAGATGTAATGAATATgcagttaaatttattgattgattgaagAATGTTTAACTCCACTCTAAAATAGTCTCAATCAAATCATGTGTTTTGtaactatatctatatatgaaATGCACTCCGTACTTCATAGTGTCCGCATGTCaactaatttcaatatttaacgtattttGTCACAAGTAAGACACTTTCGAGACAGTAAGCATGGACGGTATATTCATACCTATGATTGGTTATTGGTAACCATAAATGTGACAATTTTATTGAGTTAAAACGAAATGATAATGGAGTGAAGATTGGAAGagaatgtagtttttttttatttagtata
Above is a genomic segment from Zerene cesonia ecotype Mississippi chromosome 19, Zerene_cesonia_1.1, whole genome shotgun sequence containing:
- the LOC119834329 gene encoding lipase member H-A-like, encoding MLLYRQNAHAPVEIKAKDPIDSAPWVKGAPIKILIHGYTGHKDYAPNTEIRPAYLDCCDYNIISVDYNKIALEPCYLHAAANTELVGMCTAQLIDDLVNQGFPLEDFHVVGFSLGAQTAGFIAKYLKSGLLERITALDPALPLFVTTDPAKKVDSSDAKFVDILHTNSLERGKFETSGHVDFFANGGLWQPGCTANENYTKSGCYHARAPQYYAESISSDVGFYATKCSSWLYHMIGWCKLTSSGEDVLFGEHVSRNVTGIYFFDTNSAAPFARGPSNSNKTEDAEVMTGVLSALSSLFLG